Proteins from one Chloroflexota bacterium genomic window:
- the pepE gene encoding dipeptidase PepE produces MDLLLLSSTSVHGYEPFQHVLDAISEFVAGARTVAFVPFAGSDRERYTAWVQERLAPIGVPVVGLHSASDPQAALEDADVVFIGGGNTFRLLKALWERDLVTTIRRRVQAGELRFIGSSAGTNMACPTLRTTNDMPIVQPPTFEAVGLVPFQINPHYVDADPDSEHKGETREQRLLEFLDENDVPVLGLREGSWLRRHDDVLTLHGVAGARLFRRGRESEMFEPGTDLSWLLREPARFDSPPPPAPPAYGDLSRPARAAG; encoded by the coding sequence CTCCTCCTGAGCAGCACCAGCGTCCACGGCTACGAGCCGTTCCAGCACGTGCTGGACGCCATCTCCGAGTTCGTGGCTGGCGCGCGGACGGTTGCATTTGTACCGTTCGCCGGCTCAGATCGTGAGCGCTACACGGCCTGGGTTCAGGAACGGCTTGCGCCCATCGGGGTGCCGGTCGTCGGGCTGCACAGCGCGAGCGATCCACAGGCCGCGCTCGAAGACGCGGACGTCGTGTTCATCGGCGGCGGCAACACGTTCAGGCTGCTGAAGGCGCTGTGGGAGCGTGACCTCGTCACCACAATCCGGCGGCGCGTGCAGGCCGGTGAGCTGCGCTTCATCGGATCGAGCGCCGGCACGAACATGGCCTGCCCGACGCTGCGGACGACGAACGACATGCCCATCGTACAGCCGCCGACCTTCGAGGCGGTCGGACTGGTGCCGTTCCAGATCAATCCGCACTACGTCGACGCCGATCCCGACTCCGAGCACAAGGGCGAGACCCGCGAGCAGCGGCTGCTAGAGTTCCTGGACGAGAATGACGTGCCGGTGCTCGGGCTGCGCGAGGGGTCGTGGCTGCGTCGGCATGACGACGTCTTGACGCTGCACGGCGTGGCCGGGGCGCGCCTCTTCAGGCGGGGCCGTGAGTCAGAGATGTTCGAGCCGGGCACGGATCTCTCCTGGCTGCTCCGCGAGCCGGCCCGGTTCGACAGCCCGCCCCCGCCCGCGCCGCCCGCGTACGGAGACCTCAGCCGGCCGGCACGGGCTGCAGGGTGA
- a CDS encoding NUDIX domain-containing protein: MVALLERSVVACFLRFDGRICLLKRSQSVGSSPGRWHCVTGFLEDGIAPLDQALTEIVEETGLEAAAISLVGAPEPLRMERPGQGWVWVVYPFLFDTASSSLRLDWEHDEYRWIDPAELASSDCVPWIRDVWTALSAGRV, encoded by the coding sequence ATGGTGGCGCTGCTTGAACGATCCGTCGTCGCCTGCTTCCTACGGTTTGACGGGCGTATCTGTCTGCTCAAGCGCAGCCAGTCGGTCGGATCGTCGCCGGGCCGCTGGCACTGTGTGACGGGCTTCCTGGAGGACGGCATCGCACCGCTCGACCAGGCATTGACTGAGATCGTGGAAGAGACCGGCCTGGAGGCTGCCGCGATCAGCCTGGTCGGCGCGCCGGAACCGCTGCGGATGGAGCGCCCCGGGCAGGGTTGGGTCTGGGTGGTGTACCCGTTCCTGTTCGACACTGCGTCGTCCAGCCTGCGCCTGGACTGGGAGCACGACGAGTACCGCTGGATCGACCCGGCCGAGCTGGCGTCCAGCGACTGCGTCCCGTGGATTCGCGATGTCTGGACGGCGCTCAGCGCGGGCCGGGTCTGA
- the thiE gene encoding thiamine phosphate synthase, whose product MASDDAADKAYRAELLARMTRSGLYLVTDDRLPADVLVEKLTAAIQAGADVVQFRDKRTDRAAVWAVGRRVAETCRSFGALFIVNDDAELAAEVQADGIHVGQEDAPPSDVRRVVGPRQIIGLSVSHLHEADDAAVNPDLDYIGFGALYGTPTKPDAEPAGPDMLAEARTKVSFPIVGIGGITARNLGPAFAAGADSVAVVSAVFSAPDPAAATRDLLAAIAEARKGRT is encoded by the coding sequence ATGGCGAGCGACGACGCAGCTGACAAGGCGTATCGCGCCGAGCTGCTCGCGCGCATGACGCGCAGCGGCCTGTACCTCGTGACGGACGACCGGCTGCCGGCCGACGTCCTGGTTGAGAAGCTGACGGCGGCCATTCAGGCCGGCGCGGATGTGGTGCAGTTCCGCGACAAGCGCACGGACCGCGCGGCCGTCTGGGCCGTTGGTCGGCGCGTGGCGGAGACCTGCCGTTCGTTCGGGGCGCTGTTCATCGTGAACGACGACGCCGAGCTGGCCGCCGAGGTTCAGGCCGACGGCATTCACGTCGGGCAGGAGGACGCGCCGCCATCCGACGTACGCAGGGTGGTCGGGCCGCGTCAGATCATCGGACTGTCGGTCTCGCATCTCCACGAGGCCGACGACGCAGCCGTCAACCCTGATCTGGACTACATCGGATTCGGGGCGCTGTACGGCACGCCCACCAAGCCCGACGCCGAGCCGGCCGGCCCCGACATGCTGGCCGAGGCGCGCACGAAGGTGTCGTTCCCCATCGTCGGGATCGGCGGGATCACGGCAAGGAACCTCGGCCCGGCCTTCGCGGCGGGGGCGGACAGCGTTGCCGTCGTGAGCGCAGTTTTCAGCGCACCAGATCCTGCCGCGGCCACGCGCGACCTGCTGGCAGCCATCGCCGAGGCGCGGAAGGGCAGAACCTAG